The following are encoded together in the Babylonia areolata isolate BAREFJ2019XMU chromosome 18, ASM4173473v1, whole genome shotgun sequence genome:
- the LOC143292806 gene encoding uncharacterized protein LOC143292806 isoform X3, producing the protein MACPDQLVMSEVKIETDVAEEAGPLLMTQDQCSGCTCGLSENTVSTATTPCETDTWNLSAAVVKSKQDRHTYIGPSIKAEPVDHYVTSDMYHQFQSVDKGEREVSIKYGSHTLMTSKDSHINLWSDSSEVSFNFQTERWNMANTSSDATKTESVTANISSAVIKTEPVTTNISSDVIKTEPVTTNISNDVIKTEPVTTNISSGVIKTELVTAIISSDVIKTEDNNRPVGDNQKQGKVQSSVTTKTTPQLSVSEAIRTPLHKSANASGSLLSLNKSHTCQRLKVHMIHGHGEKLHAVLPVSSTPGGCETGNYSNMNMGNVSDVDDRKTAQRKTDKADSNTDIEAVEEKSRGHVCDVCSKAFNWAGNLKRHKLIHTCHKPFVCDVCSKAFNQAANLKNHKLIHTSQKLFVCDVCSKAFTQTGSLNKHKLIHTGHKPFVCDICSKAFTQAGSLKKHKLIHTGHKPFVCELCSKAFAQAGTLKKHKLIHTGHKPFVCELCSKAFTEAFQLKEHRRIHTEERPYTCPLCPAAFTRACSLKKHKLIHTGLKPFLCDVCSKAFTQADHLKGHKLIHTGHKPFVCDVCSKAFSWANSLKNHKLIHTGCKPYVCDVCSKAFNRADSLKKHKLIHTGHKPFVCKLCSKAFIEAGHLKEHWRIHTGGKPYTCPHCPAAFTKSV; encoded by the exons ATGGCTTGCCCTGATCAGCTGGTGATGTCAGAGGTCAAGATAGAGACTGATGTTGCTGAAGAAGCAGGACCACTGTTGATGACACAGGATCAGTGTTCAG GTTGCACATGTGGCCTTTCTGAGAATACTGTGAGCACAGCCACCACACCCTGTGAGACAGACACTTGGAACCTATCAGCTGCTGTCGTGAAGTCTAAAcaagacaggcacacatacattgGTCCAAGCATCAAAGCAGAACCAGTTGATCATTATGTGACAAGTGATATGTATCACCAGTTCCAGTCTGTAGACAAAGGGGAAAGGGAAGTAAGCATCAAGTATGGATCTCATACTTTAATGACTTCAAAAGACTCTCACATAAACCTTTGGAGTGATAGTTCAGAAGTGAGTTTTAATTTCCAGACTGAGCGTTGGAACATGGCAAACACTAGCAGTGATGCCACCAAGACTGAATCAGTCACAGCAAACATTAGTAGTgctgtcatcaagactgaaccagtcacaacaaacatcagcagtgatgtcatcaagactgaaccagtcacaacaaacatcagcaatgatgtcatcaagactgaaccagtcacaacaaacatcagcagtggtgtcatcaagactgaactaGTCACAGCAATCATCAGctctgatgtcatcaagactgaagacaacaacagaccAGTAGGTGATAACCAG AAGCAAGGAAAGGTTCAGTCTTCAGTCACTACTAAGACAACACCTCAGCTGTCAGTGTCTGAAGCAATCAGAACTCCTCTACACAAGTCTGCCAACGCTTCTGGGTCACTGCTGTCCTTGAACAAAAGTCACACGTGTCAACGTTTGAAAGTACATATGATACATGGTCATGGTGAGAAACTGCATGCTGTGTTACCGGTGTCCTCCACTCCTGGTGGTTGTGAAACTGGTAATTATAGCAACATGAACATGGGAAATGTCTCTGACGTTGATGACAGGAAAACTGCACAGAGAAAAACTGACAAAGCTGACAGTAACACCGACATTGAAGCTGTGGAGGAAAAGAGCAGGGggcatgtgtgtgatgtttgcagtaaggcttttaattGGGCTGGTAatttgaagagacacaagttgattcatacttgTCATAAACCgtttgtatgtgatgtgtgcagtaaggcttttaatcAGGCTGCTAACTTGAAGAATCACAAGTTAATTCATACCAGTCAAAAactatttgtgtgtgatgtgtgcagtaaggcttttactcagacTGGTAGCTTGAacaaacacaagttgattcatactggtcataaaccatttgtgtgtgatatatgcaGTAAAGCTTTTACTCAGGCAGGTAGTTTgaagaaacacaagttgattcatactggtcataaaccatttgtgtgtgaattgtgcagtaaggcttttgcTCAGGCAGGTACTTTGAAGAAACataagttgattcatactggtcataaaccatttgtgtgtgaattgtgcagtaaggcttttactgaggCTTTTCAATTGAAGGAACACAGGAGAATTCACACAGAGGAACGACCTTATACCTGTCCACTCTGTCCTGCAGCTTTTACTCGGGCATGTAGTTTAaagaaacacaagttgattcatactggtcttAAACCAtttctgtgtgatgtgtgcagtaaggcttttactcaggctgaTCACTTGAAaggacacaagttgattcataccggtcataaaccatttgtgtgtgatgtgtgcagtaaggcatTTAGTTGGGCTAATAGCTTGAAGAatcacaagttgattcatactggttgTAAACcgtatgtgtgtgacgtgtgcagtaaggcttttaatcGGGCTGATAGCTTgaagaaacacaagttgattcatactggtcataaaccatTTGTGTGCAAATTGTGCAGTAAAGCTTTTATTGAGGCTGGTCACTTGAAGGAACACTGGAGAATCCACACGGGGGGAAAACCTtacacctgtccacactgtcctgcAGCTTTCACCAAGTCAG
- the LOC143292806 gene encoding uncharacterized protein LOC143292806 isoform X1 has product MACPDQLVMSEVKIETDVAEEAGPLLMTQDQCSGCTCGLSENTVSTATTPCETDTWNLSAAVVKSKQDRHTYIGPSIKAEPVDHYVTSDMYHQFQSVDKGEREVSIKYGSHTLMTSKDSHINLWSDSSEVSFNFQTERWNMANTSSDATKTESVTANISSAVIKTEPVTTNISSDVIKTEPVTTNISNDVIKTEPVTTNISSGVIKTELVTAIISSDVIKTEDNNRPVGDNQKQGKVQSSVTTKTTPQLSVSEAIRTPLHKSANASGSLLSLNKSHTCQRLKVHMIHGHGEKLHAVLPVSSTPGGCETGNYSNMNMGNVSDVDDRKTAQRKTDKADSNTDIEAVEEKSRGHVCDVCSKAFNWAGNLKRHKLIHTCHKPFVCDVCSKAFNQAANLKNHKLIHTSQKLFVCDVCSKAFTQTGSLNKHKLIHTGHKPFVCDICSKAFTQAGSLKKHKLIHTGHKPFVCELCSKAFAQAGTLKKHKLIHTGHKPFVCELCSKAFTEAFQLKEHRRIHTEERPYTCPLCPAAFTRACSLKKHKLIHTGLKPFLCDVCSKAFTQADHLKGHKLIHTGHKPFVCDVCSKAFSWANSLKNHKLIHTGCKPYVCDVCSKAFNRADSLKKHKLIHTGHKPFVCKLCSKAFIEAGHLKEHWRIHTGGKPYTCPHCPAAFTKSGSLKKHVQKLHRSVKLNTVQPVLSA; this is encoded by the exons ATGGCTTGCCCTGATCAGCTGGTGATGTCAGAGGTCAAGATAGAGACTGATGTTGCTGAAGAAGCAGGACCACTGTTGATGACACAGGATCAGTGTTCAG GTTGCACATGTGGCCTTTCTGAGAATACTGTGAGCACAGCCACCACACCCTGTGAGACAGACACTTGGAACCTATCAGCTGCTGTCGTGAAGTCTAAAcaagacaggcacacatacattgGTCCAAGCATCAAAGCAGAACCAGTTGATCATTATGTGACAAGTGATATGTATCACCAGTTCCAGTCTGTAGACAAAGGGGAAAGGGAAGTAAGCATCAAGTATGGATCTCATACTTTAATGACTTCAAAAGACTCTCACATAAACCTTTGGAGTGATAGTTCAGAAGTGAGTTTTAATTTCCAGACTGAGCGTTGGAACATGGCAAACACTAGCAGTGATGCCACCAAGACTGAATCAGTCACAGCAAACATTAGTAGTgctgtcatcaagactgaaccagtcacaacaaacatcagcagtgatgtcatcaagactgaaccagtcacaacaaacatcagcaatgatgtcatcaagactgaaccagtcacaacaaacatcagcagtggtgtcatcaagactgaactaGTCACAGCAATCATCAGctctgatgtcatcaagactgaagacaacaacagaccAGTAGGTGATAACCAG AAGCAAGGAAAGGTTCAGTCTTCAGTCACTACTAAGACAACACCTCAGCTGTCAGTGTCTGAAGCAATCAGAACTCCTCTACACAAGTCTGCCAACGCTTCTGGGTCACTGCTGTCCTTGAACAAAAGTCACACGTGTCAACGTTTGAAAGTACATATGATACATGGTCATGGTGAGAAACTGCATGCTGTGTTACCGGTGTCCTCCACTCCTGGTGGTTGTGAAACTGGTAATTATAGCAACATGAACATGGGAAATGTCTCTGACGTTGATGACAGGAAAACTGCACAGAGAAAAACTGACAAAGCTGACAGTAACACCGACATTGAAGCTGTGGAGGAAAAGAGCAGGGggcatgtgtgtgatgtttgcagtaaggcttttaattGGGCTGGTAatttgaagagacacaagttgattcatacttgTCATAAACCgtttgtatgtgatgtgtgcagtaaggcttttaatcAGGCTGCTAACTTGAAGAATCACAAGTTAATTCATACCAGTCAAAAactatttgtgtgtgatgtgtgcagtaaggcttttactcagacTGGTAGCTTGAacaaacacaagttgattcatactggtcataaaccatttgtgtgtgatatatgcaGTAAAGCTTTTACTCAGGCAGGTAGTTTgaagaaacacaagttgattcatactggtcataaaccatttgtgtgtgaattgtgcagtaaggcttttgcTCAGGCAGGTACTTTGAAGAAACataagttgattcatactggtcataaaccatttgtgtgtgaattgtgcagtaaggcttttactgaggCTTTTCAATTGAAGGAACACAGGAGAATTCACACAGAGGAACGACCTTATACCTGTCCACTCTGTCCTGCAGCTTTTACTCGGGCATGTAGTTTAaagaaacacaagttgattcatactggtcttAAACCAtttctgtgtgatgtgtgcagtaaggcttttactcaggctgaTCACTTGAAaggacacaagttgattcataccggtcataaaccatttgtgtgtgatgtgtgcagtaaggcatTTAGTTGGGCTAATAGCTTGAAGAatcacaagttgattcatactggttgTAAACcgtatgtgtgtgacgtgtgcagtaaggcttttaatcGGGCTGATAGCTTgaagaaacacaagttgattcatactggtcataaaccatTTGTGTGCAAATTGTGCAGTAAAGCTTTTATTGAGGCTGGTCACTTGAAGGAACACTGGAGAATCCACACGGGGGGAAAACCTtacacctgtccacactgtcctgcAGCTTTCACCAAGTCAGGTAGTTTGAAGAAACATGTTCAGAAATTACACAGGTCAGTAAAACTGAACACAGTGCAACCTGTCCTCAGTGCTTGA
- the LOC143292806 gene encoding uncharacterized protein LOC143292806 isoform X2, translating to MACPDQLVMSEVKIETDVAEEAGPLLMTQDQCSGCTCGLSENTVSTATTPCETDTWNLSAAVVKSKQDRHTYIGPSIKAEPVDHYVTSDMYHQFQSVDKGEREVSIKYGSHTLMTSKDSHINLWSDSSEVSFNFQTERWNMANTSSDATKTESVTANISSAVIKTEPVTTNISSDVIKTEPVTTNISNDVIKTEPVTTNISSGVIKTELVTAIISSDVIKTEDNNRPVGDNQQGKVQSSVTTKTTPQLSVSEAIRTPLHKSANASGSLLSLNKSHTCQRLKVHMIHGHGEKLHAVLPVSSTPGGCETGNYSNMNMGNVSDVDDRKTAQRKTDKADSNTDIEAVEEKSRGHVCDVCSKAFNWAGNLKRHKLIHTCHKPFVCDVCSKAFNQAANLKNHKLIHTSQKLFVCDVCSKAFTQTGSLNKHKLIHTGHKPFVCDICSKAFTQAGSLKKHKLIHTGHKPFVCELCSKAFAQAGTLKKHKLIHTGHKPFVCELCSKAFTEAFQLKEHRRIHTEERPYTCPLCPAAFTRACSLKKHKLIHTGLKPFLCDVCSKAFTQADHLKGHKLIHTGHKPFVCDVCSKAFSWANSLKNHKLIHTGCKPYVCDVCSKAFNRADSLKKHKLIHTGHKPFVCKLCSKAFIEAGHLKEHWRIHTGGKPYTCPHCPAAFTKSGSLKKHVQKLHRSVKLNTVQPVLSA from the exons ATGGCTTGCCCTGATCAGCTGGTGATGTCAGAGGTCAAGATAGAGACTGATGTTGCTGAAGAAGCAGGACCACTGTTGATGACACAGGATCAGTGTTCAG GTTGCACATGTGGCCTTTCTGAGAATACTGTGAGCACAGCCACCACACCCTGTGAGACAGACACTTGGAACCTATCAGCTGCTGTCGTGAAGTCTAAAcaagacaggcacacatacattgGTCCAAGCATCAAAGCAGAACCAGTTGATCATTATGTGACAAGTGATATGTATCACCAGTTCCAGTCTGTAGACAAAGGGGAAAGGGAAGTAAGCATCAAGTATGGATCTCATACTTTAATGACTTCAAAAGACTCTCACATAAACCTTTGGAGTGATAGTTCAGAAGTGAGTTTTAATTTCCAGACTGAGCGTTGGAACATGGCAAACACTAGCAGTGATGCCACCAAGACTGAATCAGTCACAGCAAACATTAGTAGTgctgtcatcaagactgaaccagtcacaacaaacatcagcagtgatgtcatcaagactgaaccagtcacaacaaacatcagcaatgatgtcatcaagactgaaccagtcacaacaaacatcagcagtggtgtcatcaagactgaactaGTCACAGCAATCATCAGctctgatgtcatcaagactgaagacaacaacagaccAGTAGGTGATAACCAG CAAGGAAAGGTTCAGTCTTCAGTCACTACTAAGACAACACCTCAGCTGTCAGTGTCTGAAGCAATCAGAACTCCTCTACACAAGTCTGCCAACGCTTCTGGGTCACTGCTGTCCTTGAACAAAAGTCACACGTGTCAACGTTTGAAAGTACATATGATACATGGTCATGGTGAGAAACTGCATGCTGTGTTACCGGTGTCCTCCACTCCTGGTGGTTGTGAAACTGGTAATTATAGCAACATGAACATGGGAAATGTCTCTGACGTTGATGACAGGAAAACTGCACAGAGAAAAACTGACAAAGCTGACAGTAACACCGACATTGAAGCTGTGGAGGAAAAGAGCAGGGggcatgtgtgtgatgtttgcagtaaggcttttaattGGGCTGGTAatttgaagagacacaagttgattcatacttgTCATAAACCgtttgtatgtgatgtgtgcagtaaggcttttaatcAGGCTGCTAACTTGAAGAATCACAAGTTAATTCATACCAGTCAAAAactatttgtgtgtgatgtgtgcagtaaggcttttactcagacTGGTAGCTTGAacaaacacaagttgattcatactggtcataaaccatttgtgtgtgatatatgcaGTAAAGCTTTTACTCAGGCAGGTAGTTTgaagaaacacaagttgattcatactggtcataaaccatttgtgtgtgaattgtgcagtaaggcttttgcTCAGGCAGGTACTTTGAAGAAACataagttgattcatactggtcataaaccatttgtgtgtgaattgtgcagtaaggcttttactgaggCTTTTCAATTGAAGGAACACAGGAGAATTCACACAGAGGAACGACCTTATACCTGTCCACTCTGTCCTGCAGCTTTTACTCGGGCATGTAGTTTAaagaaacacaagttgattcatactggtcttAAACCAtttctgtgtgatgtgtgcagtaaggcttttactcaggctgaTCACTTGAAaggacacaagttgattcataccggtcataaaccatttgtgtgtgatgtgtgcagtaaggcatTTAGTTGGGCTAATAGCTTGAAGAatcacaagttgattcatactggttgTAAACcgtatgtgtgtgacgtgtgcagtaaggcttttaatcGGGCTGATAGCTTgaagaaacacaagttgattcatactggtcataaaccatTTGTGTGCAAATTGTGCAGTAAAGCTTTTATTGAGGCTGGTCACTTGAAGGAACACTGGAGAATCCACACGGGGGGAAAACCTtacacctgtccacactgtcctgcAGCTTTCACCAAGTCAGGTAGTTTGAAGAAACATGTTCAGAAATTACACAGGTCAGTAAAACTGAACACAGTGCAACCTGTCCTCAGTGCTTGA